DNA from Fusarium falciforme chromosome 7, complete sequence:
ttattcttctttacGTTATCGTAAATATGGACTCGTGGTGCTAGGGTACCTGTAGGAGTGTTAAGCAGCCACCAGCAATCATCTTTGGGTCTTGAAGTCTATCTCATCGTTTCAGGATCTCGCTCTAATTACTCCCAGAGGTGGCTCGCCTGACGGATTATATTGCTGTATTAAAGTTGTCAAGCCCTGCCAGCCATATGGGTTGATGAGGTTTGCAGTCTATAACGTAGATGATACTTTTACGAGGGCTCGGGTGTGGTTTCTTACTATGACGGAAACAAGCTGGAATTATAGATACCTTAATCGCTAGCTCTATGATCTTGCATTGGCTTTTTCGTTTGACAACAGGAGCTGTATTCTGTATCCCTCCACCAAGCGTAAATCTCCACCGCCAATCACCATGGCAGCGTTCCATCCCGCCAGTCCAAGAACTGGCCCGTCTGTTCCATGCCAACCGACCCGAATATCTCAGCCATCCTCTTGATGCACTCGTCCATGTCGTCACGGAATCGCCCGTTGGTCATTCGAGTGGCTACGTACCATGCCAGCCTCACCGGCGTGTATCTCCTCAACGTGAATAGAAGCATACTTGCCGCCTGGAGCCTTCTGGACCAGATTACCGAGCTTGACGATGACACGGCTCGCAATGACGGCAGCATTGATCGAGATCTGTGGGTTGGCGCTGTACCCTTCTCTAGAAAAGATGCGGATTGAAGCCGTCTCCGCAGAGACCAGTGCATGGCCGCTCTTGTTGCTGACGCTACCAGCTGGAATTTGCATCAAATGCTGGGCCATGACCATGTCCGGAGCAGAGCCCGCTCATACAGCCCGTCGTCAAGCATGGCATGGGCACCTCCTGTATGCTCCTCGTTGGGTTGATAAAGTATCACGACGGTTCCACTCCACTCGGCCTTGCTATCAAAGAGAAGCCGTGACGCGGCCAGAAGAAGGGCACCTCGATCCGATCAGACCAGGCTCGAATAAATTTCTTCTATGGCACATGATTGATTTCCAAGCTTCACATGGCCGACATGGAGGGAACACAATCAAAGGCAGGATACTAGGACGGATAGGTATTGTTAGAGGAGGGGTTTCGCTATCAGCAAGAAGTGTAGTATGTTTCCACCTCTAGGATATGATAAAACCATTGTTCTAATGATAAGCAAATATTCATGCAGTAATATCCCTCGAGACCAAAAATGGTGCTATATCAAACGCACAGACGATTACGAGTTGTGTGAGCTGGGAAAGTAATATTGCGGAAGTTAAACTCAATCTGCGCCCGTTGGCTGGGAATCAATAGGCGCGTCGAAAGAGTGTTCGGTTCGTACCGAGTCCAAGATACTGGGACCTGGTTGCGGCACATTCCAATCGCCGCTTGCGCTCTAGATGCCGCCCCGTCATTCCAGGAACTTAAGGGGCAGGCGATTCGCGTTTCTGACATGATGATATCGATGTCTCATGGTGGGAAATCATTTGATTAGTGCGGGCGATCTTGGGTTGTGGCGTTGCGGAAGAAACCGTCCGGACTACCAAGGTTTGAGCCATCTTTGGAGGCCGGACTGGTGCAGAGATTAGCTACGGAATGTTGGCGGATCAAGGGATTATTGCCACTAACTGAAGCACTATTTTCTCGGGGATTGGCATGATAGAAGTCGCTTGTCTATAACTTGGTGATACCTGCTGTGATGCTTCTCGGCTTGCTTGGATTCAGCTGCCATAACCGGTGCCGGTTTCGTTAATCAGCTCATTCGCCCTTGATTCAGTCGTCATCTCCAAATCCTAGCCCCCCAGGGCTATATATGGCCAATAGTTGGCGCCACCCTGCCGCCAATCTGGAGATGGCCGACAATAGAGTTTCGACGAGAAGGGGGTGGCTTGCGCCTCATCCGGACCAGACAGATCTGAACTGGAATTTCACTGGCCATCTTTCCTGTCACGTCGCCCCCCGAAAATATCTCTTCATCTTTCTCCCCAGCAACGAAATTTTGAGATGAATGTTCTGCGATAATCACCGTTGAGTGATCCATCAGCTAAGCGACAGCTGGCGGGACGAGATGGTGTCAAGTCAGACCGTAATAGTGAGTAATTCCTACTATCAACACCTCCGGTCATCTCGATGGCATGTCCATAAGCACAGATCAGGCTGACCGTATCCACACAGGGCGTCGAGTGGACCTTTATGGTCCTTGCCTACGTGTTTGTCGCTTGTCGCCTCTATGTCCGGCTCTGTATGCGAGGGCTCAGACTGTATTCGGCCGACTACTGGCTGATCGTGGGTCTGATGTCTTGTCAAGGCTTGCTAATATGCGACACCTTGACATACAGCATGAATGCTATGGATGACTTTACGATAACGAGTGTGTCCCTTGACAAGGTGCGTTTTGAGCGAGAGAGGTCAGGATATCTCACATAACCGAGCTGACTGATCCAACAGATCAGATTTGCGACCAACTACTTCTTCGACACCGGTATATACTTTCCCAAGTTCAGCATCATCGCCTTCTACTACAACCTGATCCCCCCGACGCATCCTCAGATGAGAATAGCCCTTTACATCTTGACGTTCATCACCGGGGCATTCGCTCTTGTTACATTCTTCGGAGACACGTTCTGGTGTGGGCCAGATCCATCCGTCAACTGGTGAGCAACAACACAGCCTTCATCCCTCATTCGGGAAAGAGTTGAGTTAACCAACGACTCATAGGAGGAGAACTAGTGATGAAAGTTGCACCGTTTTCGCAGCTATGGACCTCATGCGTCTGAACTGGTCTCTCAACTTCATCACAGAAGTGCTAAGTCAGTTTCACCCCTCAGAACCCAAGGCCCTTGTACAAGCCAGCTTAACTAATGCTTTCTTGCGTTGCTTTTAGACGTCGCATTCCCATTTCCGTTGATATTTGATCTTAGCCTACGATCTCGTCGTGAAAAAGTCGCTCTCGGTGCCATCTTTGCTCTAGGAACAATTACTATCGGCGTTAGTGTTGGAAGGTTTGTCACCATGCTCCATGTGAGCAACGACATCTCTATCTGTAAGTCTTCGTAGTCAAACACCAGCTTATAACCTGACTAATGGTACTAGACATCTGGGCCACGGCCGAAATTTGCATCTCGGTCATTGTCGTCGCACTTTCCGCCCTTCGGCCTCTGTTGCGAAAGCTATCCGGCATAGTTTCCACGGATCCGGGCAGCAATCTCACTTCGGGATACACTATCTCGTCGATGAGCCAGCCAAGCAAACCATCTACCCGGACAAGGGACCTCGAAGCGTTTTGGGAAACCGGGCCCAGGGCTCATCAGAGCGGTGTTACAGCGATGGCGTCTGGGGAGCACTTAACAGGTAGCGAGGTGGAACTGAATCGTATTGGGGGAATTTTGAGGACTCAGCAGGTATCAATGTCGAGCGAGACGGTTTCAAGTTTTATGACAAGGTAGACAGCAGATGGTACTTAGATTTCAACATACAATGACACTTAATCTTCTCCACCGTCCCTGTTGCCAAGATCCTCGTCCCACTATGACTAGATATTCTTCCAACAAGACTATCTAACGCTCTGACTCATGGCGTGACTTTGAGCTTCTCGAATAAACTGCGGAACGAGCAGCGAGAATTGGATCTGCCGACGCCTCAATGCCCTCCACACCCGGAATGGGACTGAATGCAACTGTCTTTTCACAAGTCTCAGCTTCATTCGCCTCCATCACCCTGGTAATCTTCAGAGTTCCCAGTTCGATCAAAGCACGATCTTCAGGCCAGATCTTCGTGCAATCGTCGGTAACATCACCCTGCTCAGCGACCTGGGCAACCAGTGTGAAACCAATTGGACCTTCAGACAGGATCTGTGGCAACTCCTCAAACAGAAAATTCGGTGACTTGGTCTTGAGCTCATCCTGTGTGAGGCTCTGCTGACCTGCCAAAGACACCCAGCGATACCGAATGAAGGCCGTCTTTCCTTCGAAATTCATCATCTTAAAGGAATTGATCGAGTGGAATGAGTTGTGAGCAAAGCTTCTTGGTATCGGCCGGTGCTCTTGGGCAAACACGGCTGCAGCTGGGTGCGAGCTTGCGTATTCGGTCACGGTGCCATCCCTGAGACTCCGGAAAAAGGCCAGCACCTCCTCCCCATCTGAGCCAGGGAAGAGTTTGGACGCATGGCATATGATATCGGTACCGAGTCGCGAGGCTGGGTCGAGGACGAAGCGGACGGCAAGACCGTGTGGGTTTGCTCTCTCGTCGGTACTTGGCAGGTCGGGGATGCCGGTGAACAGAGAGAGCCGGGCTATGACGAAAGTTGGATGTCGAAAATGCGGCGCCGTGGAGAGTTCTTTGGCTGCCTCGGTGGGAGTGAAGGATCCAGTGACGAACACGCCTTTGGCATGCGCTGGAAGGGGAATCGTTAGATACGCAAAACGGATGGAAAGGG
Protein-coding regions in this window:
- a CDS encoding Catalase domain-containing protein: MALSTLAQNLIDTLQDIFGKFAGVRSSHAKGVFVTGSFTPTEAAKELSTAPHFRHPTFVIARLSLFTGIPDLPSTDERANPHGLAVRFVLDPASRLGTDIICHASKLFPGSDGEEVLAFFRSLRDGTVTEYASSHPAAAVFAQEHRPIPRSFAHNSFHSINSFKMMNFEGKTAFIRYRWVSLAGQQSLTQDELKTKSPNFLFEELPQILSEGPIGFTLVAQVAEQGDVTDDCTKIWPEDRALIELGTLKITRVMEANEAETCEKTVAFSPIPGVEGIEASADPILAARSAVYSRSSKSRHESER